In Alosa alosa isolate M-15738 ecotype Scorff River chromosome 19, AALO_Geno_1.1, whole genome shotgun sequence, a genomic segment contains:
- the ankrd9 gene encoding ankyrin repeat domain-containing protein 9, giving the protein MPLDLGMYDSRADYKSEKQCQRTSFAFYQAVRDLLPVWVLEDMRTMEVFHWEDDGRACAYSPCEAMLYALVHDHQQYARYLLNRYSIQALEMPSRSFCCCQASTTPHLNIAVRYNRVNILKMIMDSARVFSETERQSYLNRHGCVHIDGGKTALQLTCDLVRPECLILLLGHGASPYVTDRSGDTPLDCLLNQICQSDFDMRRKHVCLGYLILFMPELRFRMKSQLQTNALQWKTLLGEQAFQWLSGTAPPSLFVQAMQKLTQSIPPEQLDSLPDFLKPPDFRLHQLQKMA; this is encoded by the coding sequence ATGCCTCTCGATTTGGGAATGTATGACAGCCGTGCGGATTATAAATCCGAAAAACAGTGTCAGAGAACATCGTTCGCCTTTTACCAAGCAGTGAGGGACTTGTTACCAGTATGGGTGCTGGAGGATATGCGAACAATGGAGGTGTTTCACTGGGAGGACGATGGACGTGCGTGCGCTTACTCCCCGTGCGAGGCTATGTTGTATGCACTGGTGCACGACCATCAGCAGTACGCGAGGTACCTCCTAAATCGCTATTCAATCCAAGCGCTGGAGATGCCAAGTCGAAGCTTCTGCTGCTGTCAAGCGTCTACCACGCCGCACCTCAACATCGCCGTCCGTTACAACCGCGTCAACATTCTTAAAATGATCATGGACTCTGCCAGAGTCTTCTCGGAAACTGAGAGGCAGAGCTATCTGAACCGCCACGGTTGTGTTCACATCGATGGCGGCAAGACCGCACTGCAGCTCACTTGTGACTTGGTGCGCCCTGAATGTTTGATCCTGTTGCTGGGGCACGGTGCCTCCCCTTACGTGACGGACCGCTCTGGTGATACCCCTTTGGACTGCCTCCTGAATCAGATATGTCAGAGCGATTTCGATATGCGGCGGAAGCACGTTTGTCTTGGCTACCTCATCCTCTTCATGCCAGAGTTGCGTTTCCGGATGAAGAGCCAGCTGCAAACGAACGCGCTGCAGTGGAAGACGCTCCTGGGCGAGCAGGCGTTCCAGTGGCTCTCGGGGACGGCCCCTCCGTCCCTGTTCGTGCAAGCCATGCAGAAGCTCACACAGTCCATCCCCCCTGAACAGCTGGATTCTCTTCCAGATTTCCTCAAGCCACCTGACTTCAGACTGCACCAGCTGCAGAAAATGGCATAG